Proteins co-encoded in one Marinomonas sp. IMCC 4694 genomic window:
- a CDS encoding DEAD/DEAH box helicase, whose amino-acid sequence MPFSTLGLSPAIVQAVQDQGYKRPTPIQKQAIPVILSGKDLIATAQTGTGKTAAFVLPILERFQHIQTRRGKRIKALILTPTRELAVQIEASVTQYSRHLNVRSMVAYGGVDSEPQKQGLIDGIDILVATPGRLLDLAHQRAVHFDELEVLVLDEADRMVDMGFVDDIYNILDRLPESRQNLLFSATMTDSVRVIADEFSDIKQDKPAFEIAISPKTKAAANIKQWLITVDKDTKSALLSHLIKEQEWDQALIFIEKKHGAAKLVDQLAKRGIIADSIHGDRSQAMREQILNQFKSGELKYLVATGVAARGIDIGALSRVVNYDLPFKPEEYIHRIGRTGRAGASGEAISFVAMGDFKNLCAIESRLNHLIERKEIDGFPVRKVVPVSILNYVRKSQR is encoded by the coding sequence ATGCCATTTTCAACGCTGGGATTATCTCCTGCTATTGTTCAAGCCGTCCAAGATCAAGGCTACAAACGCCCTACTCCAATCCAGAAACAAGCCATTCCAGTGATTTTATCTGGAAAAGACCTGATCGCCACGGCTCAAACAGGAACCGGCAAAACGGCGGCGTTTGTGTTGCCCATCTTAGAACGCTTCCAACACATTCAAACTCGACGTGGTAAGCGCATTAAAGCGCTCATACTGACGCCAACACGAGAGTTAGCCGTTCAAATAGAAGCCAGCGTTACGCAGTACAGTCGACACTTGAATGTGCGTTCTATGGTGGCGTATGGCGGCGTCGACAGCGAACCACAAAAACAAGGTTTGATCGACGGGATCGACATTTTGGTCGCCACGCCGGGGCGATTATTGGACCTTGCCCATCAGCGCGCCGTCCACTTTGATGAACTCGAAGTCCTCGTATTGGACGAAGCCGATCGCATGGTTGATATGGGCTTTGTCGACGATATTTATAACATTTTGGATCGTTTACCCGAGTCTCGCCAAAACTTACTGTTTTCCGCCACCATGACAGACAGCGTACGCGTCATCGCCGATGAATTTTCGGACATCAAGCAAGACAAGCCGGCGTTTGAAATTGCCATTTCGCCCAAAACTAAAGCTGCGGCTAACATCAAGCAGTGGCTCATCACCGTCGATAAAGACACCAAATCGGCTTTACTGAGTCACTTGATCAAAGAGCAAGAATGGGATCAGGCGCTGATCTTTATTGAAAAAAAACACGGGGCAGCCAAACTCGTCGATCAATTAGCGAAACGCGGCATTATTGCCGATTCCATTCATGGCGACCGCAGCCAAGCCATGCGTGAACAAATTTTGAACCAGTTTAAATCCGGTGAGCTCAAATACTTAGTGGCGACCGGCGTCGCTGCGCGAGGGATTGATATCGGCGCATTAAGCCGTGTGGTTAATTATGACTTGCCGTTTAAGCCAGAAGAATACATCCATCGTATTGGTCGAACGGGTCGCGCGGGCGCCAGTGGCGAAGCCATTTCGTTTGTTGCCATGGGAGATTTTAAAAACCTCTGTGCAATCGAAAGCCGCCTCAACCACCTTATTGAACGTAAAGAAATCGATGGCTTTCCTGTACGCAAAGTCGTGCCGGTTTCTATTTTAAATTACGTTCGCAAGAGCCAACGCTAA
- a CDS encoding isopenicillin N synthase family dioxygenase — MSIPLIDLSKLTHESDAIRHNEIQALDTACREIGFFYLVNTGIPAELMSAMMREAKRFFKQPQDIKNAIDIKHSINHRGYGNIGEEQLDEKGHADWKETFDMALDFPSDHPLAAKYPTMYGPNQNPSDPKTVEVLQEYYVEAFDVAQKLLTAMAQALSLTDDFFTRCFQNHVTVLRMIHYPPRPVSEHDNGAGAHTDYGCVTLLLQDQIGGLQVKNRQQEWVDATPIENAIVVNIGDLMQRWTNDEYVSTAHRVKASLSDVHRYSFPFFVEPDYETNVECVPSCATTDKPAKYEAILSGDWIQSRFDATYAYREKETAGQ; from the coding sequence ATGTCTATCCCGCTAATCGATTTATCCAAACTGACCCATGAAAGTGACGCGATTCGTCACAACGAGATTCAAGCGTTAGATACCGCATGCCGTGAGATTGGCTTCTTTTATTTAGTCAACACGGGCATTCCAGCTGAGTTAATGTCGGCCATGATGCGTGAAGCGAAACGTTTTTTTAAGCAGCCACAAGACATCAAAAACGCCATCGACATCAAACACAGTATCAATCATCGCGGCTATGGCAATATTGGTGAGGAGCAGCTTGACGAAAAAGGCCATGCGGATTGGAAAGAAACCTTCGACATGGCGTTGGATTTCCCGTCAGATCATCCGCTAGCGGCGAAATACCCAACCATGTATGGACCTAATCAAAACCCCAGCGACCCAAAAACTGTTGAGGTTCTGCAAGAGTATTATGTTGAAGCCTTTGACGTGGCACAAAAGCTGTTAACCGCCATGGCGCAAGCCTTGTCGTTAACGGACGATTTTTTTACTCGGTGTTTTCAAAACCATGTGACGGTATTACGCATGATCCACTATCCACCTCGCCCGGTCAGCGAGCATGATAATGGCGCAGGCGCCCATACGGATTACGGCTGTGTCACCTTGTTGCTACAAGATCAGATTGGCGGGTTGCAAGTCAAAAACCGCCAGCAAGAATGGGTCGATGCCACACCGATTGAAAACGCCATTGTGGTGAACATCGGCGACTTAATGCAACGCTGGACCAACGATGAATACGTATCGACTGCGCATCGTGTGAAAGCCTCTTTGTCGGATGTGCATCGTTACTCTTTCCCATTTTTTGTGGAACCAGATTACGAAACCAACGTGGAATGCGTGCCAAGTTGTGCCACCACAGACAAACCAGCGAAATACGAGGCTATTTTGAGCGGCGACTGGATACAGTCGCGTTTTGACGCCACTTATGCCTATCGCGAAAAAGAAACCGCTGGGCAATAG
- a CDS encoding ABC transporter permease: protein MPLKYTSWITGGLSLLLLVPILMGLVGTLLPAFGYFPPLGEFYFTLSPWRDLFAQGEFYASVTLSLLTGIGAPILALWLALSLLAWGYQRPYFAKIEALLSPILAIPHAAMAIGLVFLLSPSGWLMRLVSPWLTGFDRPPNWISVQDPFGLSLMFALVIKEMPYLLFVMLATMNSINARDSLYVGQTLGYSRFTLWRKVLIPQLYPLVRLPIFIVVAFSLTVVDLALVIGPNTPSTLAVTLLRWFNDPDLDRRLMASAGAMFLMLVIVLVLAGWELSHIVLTRCTRAERSNGKRHGVTDYLLRLGVIIGLLTLLNAFIALALLPIWSLARRWRFPDTLPSQWTWDNLERSTPMLIELTTNTLTIALSATVLACLISLIMLETKHQKNQNATNPAKNHVFDWLIYVPILLPQIGFLFGLHVLLIYLNLNGNLFAIIALHLMYVLPYVYLTLKSPYLAYEEGYLEQANRLNYQPWRNYARVKIAMLKPALFTAFAIGFSVSIAQYLPTLIAGEGRYSTLTTEAVAQAASGDRKQVGSMAMLQAFFPVMVFWLAQYIPPRWTTWRLAFKHQIKRNKPCSV from the coding sequence ATGCCACTAAAATACACATCATGGATCACTGGAGGCCTCTCTCTGCTCTTACTAGTCCCTATTTTAATGGGATTAGTCGGCACATTACTTCCCGCTTTTGGGTACTTCCCCCCCCTGGGTGAGTTTTATTTCACCCTGTCACCTTGGCGTGACTTGTTCGCCCAAGGGGAATTTTACGCCAGTGTCACTCTGAGCCTACTCACGGGGATTGGTGCGCCGATACTGGCACTCTGGTTGGCGTTATCTTTGTTGGCGTGGGGTTATCAACGGCCTTATTTTGCCAAAATTGAAGCCCTACTTTCCCCCATTTTAGCGATCCCACACGCTGCCATGGCCATCGGTTTGGTGTTTTTGCTCAGCCCATCTGGTTGGTTGATGCGTCTTGTCAGTCCTTGGCTAACCGGTTTTGACCGTCCACCAAACTGGATCAGCGTACAAGATCCGTTTGGTCTCTCGCTGATGTTCGCCCTAGTCATTAAAGAAATGCCTTATCTTTTGTTTGTGATGCTCGCTACGATGAACAGCATTAACGCCCGCGACAGTCTGTATGTGGGTCAAACATTAGGGTATAGCCGCTTTACGCTGTGGCGCAAAGTGTTGATTCCTCAACTTTACCCTCTTGTGCGCCTGCCTATTTTTATCGTGGTCGCTTTTAGCCTTACTGTGGTGGATTTAGCCTTGGTCATCGGACCTAATACACCATCGACGTTGGCTGTCACTTTATTACGCTGGTTCAATGACCCGGACCTTGATAGGCGACTCATGGCCAGTGCGGGGGCGATGTTCTTGATGCTCGTGATTGTACTGGTATTAGCAGGCTGGGAATTATCACATATTGTACTCACACGATGCACTCGAGCAGAACGTAGCAACGGAAAACGCCACGGAGTCACTGACTATCTACTTCGACTTGGCGTTATAATAGGACTACTCACCCTGCTTAATGCATTTATTGCTTTGGCCTTACTGCCTATTTGGTCACTCGCTAGACGCTGGCGTTTTCCTGACACACTGCCCAGCCAATGGACGTGGGACAACCTCGAACGCTCAACCCCCATGCTCATTGAACTCACGACCAACACCTTAACCATTGCGCTGTCAGCCACTGTATTGGCCTGCTTAATCAGCCTTATCATGCTGGAAACTAAACACCAAAAAAACCAAAATGCCACTAACCCAGCCAAAAACCACGTCTTTGACTGGCTCATTTACGTGCCCATTCTACTACCACAAATCGGCTTTCTCTTCGGGTTGCATGTACTGTTGATTTACTTAAATTTGAACGGTAACCTCTTTGCCATCATTGCGTTGCACCTTATGTACGTTCTTCCATATGTGTATTTAACCCTCAAAAGCCCATATTTAGCATACGAAGAGGGCTATTTAGAGCAAGCCAACCGACTCAATTACCAACCATGGCGCAACTATGCACGCGTCAAAATAGCCATGTTGAAGCCCGCGTTGTTTACCGCCTTTGCCATTGGTTTCTCTGTCAGTATCGCACAATACTTGCCCACACTCATCGCCGGCGAAGGTCGCTACAGCACACTTACCACAGAAGCCGTGGCACAAGCGGCATCGGGGGACCGAAAGCAAGTGGGCAGCATGGCCATGTTGCAAGCGTTTTTTCCCGTGATGGTATTTTGGCTAGCACAGTACATACCACCCCGCTGGACAACCTGGCGATTGGCGTTTAAACACCAAATTAAAAGGAACAAGCCGTGCTCAGTGTAA
- a CDS encoding L-lactate permease: protein MHTLVSGVPILLLIWAMTKRNAVPSHIALPLTAIMVALIQLFLFQAEVRLLGANVAAGVLSVLTPISIVAGAILLNRILFFSGAEAVLSQWLKNISSNNVAQLMIIGWAFAFMIEGASGFGTPAAIAAPILVGLGFPAIPVAIFTLAMNTVPVSFGAVGTPIWFGLSALPLSELQLMDISKQTALLNSLAALVIPFVALRFLLSWREIRQNTVFIVLSVLSCTVPYVLFAQWNYEFPSLIGGAVGLAFNVFLAKKGVGLRTEINSSTPDAPVKIREVAKVFLPFALLILILIVTRLPQWGIKDLLNSMSPLWSAQFGATEFELSQALVLSLNNILGTDVSWQYKSLYVPAMIPFLIVSLICIPLFGMSRSLVSRSFRDTGQRLLLPVLSLIGALVMVKLMMQGGDNASMLLLAQAFASLLGDYWGYAAALLGGLGSFFSGSATVSNITFGGIQLGIAEEVGLPVTLVLALQSAGAAMGNMVCINNIIAVSTILGIKNQEGFIIKRTIIPMLFYALIAALFAAVTLL from the coding sequence ATGCATACTCTTGTTTCTGGTGTACCGATTTTACTGCTGATTTGGGCGATGACAAAACGCAACGCCGTGCCGTCACACATCGCTTTGCCTTTAACTGCCATAATGGTGGCGCTGATTCAGCTGTTTTTGTTTCAAGCAGAGGTGCGCTTGTTGGGCGCGAATGTGGCCGCGGGTGTGCTATCGGTTTTGACGCCGATATCAATTGTCGCCGGCGCGATTTTGTTAAATCGTATTTTGTTTTTTTCTGGTGCTGAGGCGGTATTGAGCCAATGGCTTAAAAACATCAGTAGCAATAACGTCGCTCAGTTGATGATCATTGGTTGGGCGTTTGCTTTTATGATCGAGGGGGCGTCTGGCTTTGGTACGCCTGCTGCTATCGCGGCGCCTATCTTGGTTGGGTTGGGTTTTCCGGCGATTCCTGTTGCGATTTTCACCCTGGCGATGAACACGGTGCCGGTGTCATTTGGTGCAGTAGGTACGCCAATTTGGTTCGGTCTGTCGGCGTTGCCCTTGTCTGAATTGCAGTTAATGGACATCTCAAAACAAACCGCACTGTTGAATAGCTTGGCCGCGTTGGTGATTCCTTTTGTGGCACTGCGTTTTCTATTGAGTTGGCGTGAAATTCGTCAAAATACGGTGTTTATTGTTTTGAGTGTGCTGTCTTGTACTGTGCCTTATGTGTTGTTTGCTCAGTGGAATTATGAGTTTCCCTCTTTAATTGGTGGGGCGGTAGGCTTGGCGTTTAATGTTTTCTTGGCGAAAAAGGGCGTGGGTTTACGTACCGAGATCAATTCAAGTACGCCAGATGCACCGGTGAAGATACGTGAAGTGGCAAAGGTATTTCTTCCTTTTGCCTTGCTGATTTTGATTCTTATCGTCACTCGCCTTCCTCAATGGGGTATTAAAGACCTACTAAACAGCATGTCGCCTTTATGGTCGGCTCAGTTTGGAGCGACTGAATTTGAATTGAGTCAAGCTTTGGTCTTGAGTCTGAACAACATTTTGGGCACCGATGTGAGCTGGCAGTATAAAAGTTTATATGTGCCAGCCATGATACCTTTTTTAATTGTCTCGCTGATTTGTATTCCACTGTTTGGCATGTCGCGTTCTTTGGTGAGTCGATCTTTTCGTGATACCGGCCAGCGTTTGCTCTTGCCTGTGTTGTCGTTGATTGGTGCTTTAGTGATGGTCAAGCTAATGATGCAAGGCGGGGATAATGCGTCGATGTTGTTATTGGCACAGGCTTTTGCCAGCTTGTTGGGCGATTACTGGGGATATGCTGCGGCGTTATTGGGTGGTTTGGGTTCTTTCTTTTCAGGTTCGGCCACTGTGTCTAATATTACTTTTGGTGGTATTCAGTTGGGTATTGCAGAGGAAGTTGGTTTGCCAGTGACCTTGGTATTGGCGCTTCAGTCTGCTGGCGCGGCGATGGGTAATATGGTGTGTATCAATAACATCATCGCTGTTTCGACGATTTTGGGCATCAAAAACCAAGAAGGTTTTATCATCAAACGCACCATTATTCCGATGTTATTTTATGCTCTGATCGCGGCTTTATTTGCAGCGGTGACCTTGCTTTAA
- a CDS encoding succinylglutamate desuccinylase/aspartoacylase family protein: MSYQIYAHVLPSATPGTERVIKAHYFGGAGARPKVYMQAGLHADEWPGFLVLNTLLRLLKKADAAGVIQGEIIIVPVANPIGLAQNFHGYIPGRFAFSDGGGNFNRHWPQLGAKVEKRIKSEISGDVEANLLRVRQAILEELSLLPETTELQGMKKTLLALSMDADEVLDLHCSGEASMHAYVAQEFEGHFRPLLALLGAKVGLSELETGAASFDETNVSVWRDLKGHYAHLMPWGTRSLTLELRGENDISNEFAQQDAQALFDYLVLRGVITGKPPVINDSELVYYPLDAMDLVKAPCAGIVCYHKAIGDEVEVGEVIGEVVNLMDDDVETSSYPLVARTKGILFARVQRRLVVCGESIAKIAGREHLAFREMGHLFED; this comes from the coding sequence ATGTCTTATCAAATTTATGCTCATGTCTTGCCGAGTGCGACGCCGGGAACCGAAAGAGTCATCAAGGCGCACTATTTTGGCGGCGCGGGTGCGCGCCCCAAGGTGTATATGCAAGCTGGTTTGCACGCCGATGAGTGGCCGGGTTTTTTGGTGCTTAATACGTTACTGCGACTACTGAAAAAAGCCGACGCTGCTGGTGTGATTCAGGGTGAAATTATCATTGTACCTGTGGCAAACCCGATTGGTTTGGCGCAAAACTTTCACGGTTACATTCCGGGGCGATTTGCCTTTTCCGACGGCGGCGGTAATTTTAATCGGCATTGGCCTCAGTTAGGGGCAAAAGTCGAAAAGCGCATTAAAAGCGAGATAAGTGGAGACGTTGAAGCGAATCTACTCCGGGTTCGTCAAGCGATTCTTGAAGAGTTGAGTTTGTTGCCTGAAACCACGGAATTACAAGGCATGAAGAAAACCTTGCTAGCTTTGTCGATGGATGCCGACGAAGTACTTGATTTGCATTGCTCGGGCGAAGCGAGCATGCACGCTTATGTTGCGCAAGAGTTTGAGGGGCATTTTAGGCCGCTGTTGGCGTTGTTGGGGGCAAAAGTAGGCTTATCAGAATTAGAAACCGGCGCGGCCTCGTTTGACGAAACCAATGTCAGTGTGTGGCGTGACTTAAAAGGCCATTATGCGCATTTGATGCCTTGGGGCACTCGTTCGCTTACCTTAGAATTGCGTGGTGAAAATGACATTTCTAATGAATTTGCCCAACAAGATGCCCAAGCGTTGTTTGATTACTTGGTGTTACGAGGGGTTATTACCGGTAAACCGCCGGTAATAAACGACAGTGAATTGGTGTATTACCCGTTAGACGCGATGGATCTGGTCAAAGCCCCATGCGCTGGCATCGTCTGCTATCACAAAGCCATTGGTGACGAAGTGGAAGTGGGCGAAGTGATTGGCGAGGTCGTGAACCTGATGGATGACGACGTAGAAACGTCCTCTTACCCGCTGGTCGCCCGCACTAAGGGGATTTTATTTGCTCGTGTGCAACGCCGGCTGGTGGTATGCGGCGAATCCATTGCAAAAATTGCAGGCCGAGAGCATCTTGCGTTTCGTGAAATGGGCCATTTATTTGAAGACTAG
- a CDS encoding ABC transporter substrate-binding protein encodes MKKSFVAASLAASLALSCVSVVAAPDTQTWQATLQEAKGQTVYFNAWGGADNINDYILWAADRIKAQYDITLKQVKLTDTSNAVNRVLAEKAAGKNTQGSVDLIWLNGENFRAMKDNDLLFGPFSHSLPNYMHYVDEQARQSVTQDFGTLVDGMESPWGMAQVIFIHDTATLTTPPKSMNALLRYATAHPGRITYPEPPQFLGSTFLKQALYELTADNTLLSQPVSAVDFKAVTAPLWAYLDQLHPVAWRRGQAFPSSSEEMMRLLDDQEIDVALSFDISAASVQIDKGNLPDSVRSYVFTKGTIGNTHFLAIPYNSSVKAGAQVVANFMLSPEAQIKKQTPTIWGDLSVLSYSKLSDDDQAKFDALPRGIATLNMEELGQTLPEPHSSWVSALEAQWRKRYAQ; translated from the coding sequence ATGAAAAAATCGTTTGTCGCAGCCTCCCTTGCTGCCTCGTTAGCACTTAGCTGCGTCTCTGTAGTCGCGGCGCCAGACACCCAAACGTGGCAAGCAACGCTGCAGGAAGCGAAAGGCCAAACAGTGTATTTTAACGCATGGGGCGGCGCCGATAATATTAACGATTATATTCTGTGGGCCGCTGATCGCATTAAAGCGCAATACGATATCACACTTAAACAGGTCAAACTGACTGACACTTCAAATGCCGTTAACCGTGTATTGGCTGAAAAAGCGGCCGGAAAAAACACTCAGGGCTCGGTGGATTTAATCTGGCTGAACGGTGAAAACTTTCGTGCGATGAAAGACAACGACTTATTGTTTGGCCCTTTTAGTCACTCTTTACCAAACTATATGCATTATGTCGACGAACAAGCGCGCCAAAGTGTAACGCAAGATTTTGGCACACTGGTTGATGGCATGGAATCGCCTTGGGGTATGGCGCAAGTGATCTTTATTCATGATACCGCGACGCTAACCACCCCACCTAAATCCATGAACGCACTGTTACGTTACGCCACAGCGCACCCAGGACGCATCACCTATCCAGAACCACCGCAATTCCTAGGTTCAACCTTTTTGAAACAAGCCTTATATGAATTAACGGCGGATAATACGTTATTATCGCAACCCGTCAGCGCGGTCGACTTTAAGGCGGTCACGGCACCATTGTGGGCGTATTTAGATCAGCTCCACCCAGTCGCATGGCGCCGTGGTCAAGCCTTTCCGTCCAGTTCTGAGGAGATGATGCGCTTGTTAGACGATCAAGAAATTGACGTTGCCCTTAGTTTCGACATCTCCGCCGCGTCCGTTCAAATCGACAAGGGCAACTTGCCCGACTCGGTGCGTTCTTACGTATTCACGAAAGGTACGATTGGCAATACTCACTTTTTAGCGATCCCTTATAATAGCAGCGTAAAAGCCGGTGCTCAGGTAGTGGCCAATTTTATGCTATCGCCTGAAGCGCAAATTAAAAAACAAACACCTACTATCTGGGGCGATTTAAGTGTGCTGTCATACAGCAAATTATCTGACGATGATCAGGCTAAATTTGATGCCTTGCCTCGTGGCATTGCTACCTTGAACATGGAAGAATTGGGGCAAACCTTGCCGGAACCGCATAGCAGTTGGGTGAGTGCATTAGAAGCTCAATGGCGCAAACGTTACGCACAATAA
- a CDS encoding ATP-dependent helicase, whose protein sequence is MIAAHSDSRQASLLTDEQRRVVDHDLTTPAKVIAVAGAGKTTTLIARIEYLLAQGIEPTHIGVFMFNKSAQAEFTERLSQRLKAAGYFRSPSVMTFHAFGMQFCRRLEQQNWLPAAKLVTDDFSLVKMLRDALQRLVRNGEKIAMLDEKDWLEDALLFIDQVKASDQPAHSVFEALGWSGERKFFPSLYNELERIRKRNTVRFFADLLSDPYELISELPEPERVRVRALVPEFRYLLIDEFQDINPCQYELLKQLYPAPCQWMIVGDVQQCIYEWRGASPEIMANQFDQEFVNVVTYPLSSSFRFGHAVGLMASSVISENDPDALVIGAGERTRVSFARAPKTGKALLGELKSWVDEGRALSDSAVLVRLYSDMVPVQLALMHKGVPYQLHGDSPLLENRQIRMLMAYLAVIAGGLENPAVFFNRDDVEYLLTVPSLGGSMAQRKTLIQQARQSPHLLPQMIETLADSMDGWRAKKLHERADWLRSLGMYRRDPAQGLAHTLEKLGIYRYFESTSSKDIQAQEKMATCDAFMAYVRGVGGEAQSILEQLATLNERHTDDSHGVHLMTIHKSKGLEFDQVLLSGLQEGRFPYYDEELSAIDKQAASDLASERRLFYVAITRAKQKLVILETPTADEHKRMKQGDIPRAALKSLSLSRFVFEAQPYAVSQICDAWYAEDTGTAIASEKGVIFQRYLSAVDSSPTLVFHHRVEAQSGLKPGDKVRHDKFGQGVVVRQEQGDKPMIVVDFGEEGLKRFNTKHTQLIKLSSRA, encoded by the coding sequence TTGATAGCTGCACACTCAGATTCCCGTCAGGCCTCGTTGTTGACCGACGAGCAACGGCGCGTTGTTGACCATGATTTGACCACGCCAGCAAAAGTCATTGCTGTGGCTGGGGCGGGGAAAACCACGACCTTGATCGCTCGTATTGAATATTTGTTGGCGCAAGGCATCGAACCTACTCATATTGGCGTGTTTATGTTTAATAAAAGCGCGCAAGCCGAATTTACTGAACGTTTAAGCCAGCGTCTAAAAGCGGCGGGGTATTTTCGTTCGCCAAGCGTGATGACGTTTCACGCCTTTGGCATGCAATTTTGCCGACGTTTGGAGCAACAAAATTGGTTGCCAGCCGCCAAGCTGGTGACTGACGATTTTAGCCTAGTAAAAATGCTGCGCGATGCCTTACAGCGCTTGGTGCGCAACGGTGAAAAAATAGCCATGCTGGATGAGAAAGATTGGCTTGAAGATGCTTTGCTGTTTATCGACCAAGTAAAAGCATCTGATCAGCCGGCTCATAGTGTCTTTGAGGCCTTAGGTTGGTCTGGTGAGCGTAAGTTTTTCCCATCGCTGTATAATGAGTTAGAGCGCATACGTAAGCGTAACACCGTGCGTTTTTTTGCAGATCTCCTCAGTGACCCCTATGAATTGATTTCTGAATTGCCTGAACCAGAGCGAGTGAGAGTGCGTGCGCTTGTGCCAGAATTTCGATATTTATTAATTGATGAATTCCAAGACATAAACCCTTGCCAGTATGAATTACTAAAGCAGCTGTATCCTGCGCCGTGTCAATGGATGATCGTCGGCGATGTGCAACAATGTATTTATGAATGGCGCGGCGCTAGCCCAGAAATTATGGCGAACCAGTTTGATCAAGAGTTTGTTAATGTTGTGACGTATCCATTAAGCAGCAGCTTTCGTTTTGGTCATGCAGTGGGTTTAATGGCGTCGAGTGTGATCTCGGAAAATGACCCTGATGCTTTGGTGATCGGTGCTGGTGAGCGAACACGGGTGTCGTTTGCCCGTGCCCCCAAGACTGGCAAAGCCTTATTGGGCGAGCTTAAATCTTGGGTCGACGAAGGCCGAGCGTTAAGCGACAGTGCGGTATTGGTGAGACTGTACAGTGACATGGTGCCCGTACAGTTGGCCTTAATGCACAAAGGCGTGCCGTATCAATTACACGGCGATTCACCGCTGTTGGAAAATCGTCAAATTCGCATGTTGATGGCGTATCTGGCTGTGATTGCGGGTGGTTTAGAAAATCCTGCGGTGTTTTTTAACCGGGACGATGTGGAATATTTACTGACGGTGCCCAGCTTGGGCGGCTCTATGGCACAACGAAAAACCTTGATTCAGCAAGCTCGTCAGTCGCCCCATTTGCTGCCGCAAATGATAGAAACACTGGCGGATTCGATGGACGGCTGGCGCGCCAAAAAGTTGCACGAACGGGCGGATTGGTTGCGAAGTTTAGGTATGTATCGCCGTGATCCGGCACAAGGTTTAGCGCATACTCTGGAGAAGCTGGGCATTTATCGTTACTTTGAAAGCACCAGCAGCAAAGACATTCAAGCTCAAGAAAAAATGGCCACCTGCGATGCCTTTATGGCGTACGTTCGCGGTGTGGGTGGTGAGGCTCAGTCTATTCTAGAGCAACTGGCTACGTTAAATGAAAGGCACACCGACGACAGCCATGGGGTGCACTTGATGACGATTCATAAATCCAAGGGGCTGGAGTTTGATCAGGTGCTGTTGTCGGGTTTGCAGGAAGGGCGCTTTCCTTATTACGACGAAGAGTTAAGTGCGATTGACAAGCAAGCCGCCAGTGACCTAGCGTCAGAGCGTCGTTTGTTTTATGTGGCCATTACTCGGGCAAAGCAAAAGCTGGTCATACTGGAAACACCGACTGCCGACGAGCATAAACGTATGAAACAGGGCGATATTCCTCGCGCTGCATTAAAAAGCTTGTCGTTATCGCGCTTTGTGTTTGAGGCTCAGCCTTATGCGGTGAGTCAAATCTGTGATGCTTGGTATGCCGAGGACACTGGCACAGCCATTGCTTCTGAGAAAGGTGTGATTTTTCAGCGCTATTTAAGTGCGGTGGATTCTTCGCCGACGCTGGTTTTTCATCATCGCGTCGAGGCGCAAAGCGGTTTAAAACCGGGCGATAAAGTTCGCCACGATAAATTTGGCCAAGGTGTTGTTGTTCGCCAAGAGCAAGGCGATAAGCCCATGATTGTCGTTGATTTTGGCGAAGAGGGTTTAAAGCGTTTTAATACCAAGCATACTCAATTAATTAAATTATCCTCCAGAGCGTAA
- a CDS encoding spermidine synthase, with protein MSLLFEEIDSQDSPLGEISLRKRRIPTFGDRDIYEVKLGEEFLMSSMFVDAEEALSDLGLAQVKGDNLSVVVGGLGLGYTAVAALKDQRIAELLVVDALETVIGWHQKELVPLGKILNADSRNRYVLGSFFDLATTPETGFDPTSDGKKFDAILLDIDHSPTEFLNPSNAGFYTTDNLTLMAEQLNPNGVFAMWSQNPPENHFITLLGTVFNQVDAHLVSFFNPFQGKDSTNSVYVCSK; from the coding sequence ATGTCTTTATTATTTGAAGAAATCGACAGCCAAGACTCGCCATTAGGCGAAATTTCTTTGCGTAAACGTCGCATTCCTACGTTTGGCGATCGTGATATTTACGAAGTCAAACTCGGTGAAGAATTTTTAATGTCGAGTATGTTTGTCGACGCTGAAGAAGCCCTATCCGATCTCGGTTTGGCCCAAGTCAAAGGGGATAATTTAAGCGTTGTCGTGGGTGGATTGGGATTAGGCTATACCGCTGTAGCCGCGTTAAAAGACCAACGCATCGCAGAATTATTGGTGGTTGATGCCTTAGAAACCGTCATCGGCTGGCATCAGAAAGAACTCGTGCCGCTGGGTAAAATACTCAATGCCGATTCGCGTAATCGCTACGTACTCGGCAGCTTTTTTGACCTTGCTACGACCCCAGAAACAGGCTTTGATCCAACATCCGACGGTAAAAAATTCGATGCGATTTTACTCGACATCGATCACTCCCCTACCGAGTTTCTGAACCCTTCCAACGCCGGTTTTTACACCACTGACAACCTCACGCTCATGGCAGAGCAGCTTAACCCCAACGGTGTATTTGCCATGTGGTCACAAAACCCACCGGAAAACCATTTCATTACTCTACTAGGCACGGTTTTTAACCAGGTCGACGCTCACTTAGTGTCTTTTTTCAATCCTTTTCAAGGGAAGGATTCCACTAACTCGGTGTATGTTTGCAGCAAATAA